From Acidimicrobiales bacterium, a single genomic window includes:
- a CDS encoding SDR family oxidoreductase produces MGALDGRVAIITGAGRGIGREHALLFAAEGAKVVVNDLGGAPDGTGVDRSAAEQVVDEIRAAGGEAVANADNVADWEGGQRLINAAVEAFGDLHVLVNNAGILRDRVLVNMTEEEWDSVIHVHLKGHFVPSRWAAAYWRERTKAGQEVKASIINTSSTSGLLGNPGQANYGAAKAGLGAFTVITAQELARYGVRVNAIAPAARTRLTESTPGLGDMVKAPDDPGMFDIWDPANVSPLVAYLATESCPATGKVFFVQGGRVQLMHNWSMGESIEKDDRWTLAELEASMKSLVGEDQTHPG; encoded by the coding sequence ATGGGAGCGCTTGACGGACGGGTGGCCATCATCACGGGCGCCGGCCGGGGGATCGGTCGGGAGCACGCCCTGCTGTTCGCCGCCGAAGGGGCCAAGGTCGTGGTCAACGACCTGGGGGGCGCCCCTGACGGGACCGGGGTGGACCGCTCGGCGGCGGAGCAGGTGGTCGACGAGATCCGCGCCGCCGGCGGGGAGGCGGTGGCCAACGCCGACAACGTGGCCGACTGGGAGGGCGGCCAGCGCCTGATCAACGCCGCCGTCGAGGCGTTCGGGGACCTCCACGTCCTGGTGAACAACGCCGGCATCCTCCGGGACCGGGTGCTCGTGAACATGACCGAGGAGGAGTGGGACTCGGTCATCCACGTCCACCTGAAGGGCCACTTCGTCCCGTCCCGCTGGGCCGCCGCCTACTGGCGGGAGCGGACCAAGGCCGGCCAGGAGGTCAAGGCGTCGATCATCAACACCTCCTCGACGTCGGGCCTGCTCGGGAACCCGGGCCAGGCCAACTACGGGGCGGCCAAGGCAGGCCTGGGCGCCTTCACCGTGATCACCGCCCAGGAGCTCGCCCGCTACGGGGTCCGGGTCAACGCCATCGCCCCCGCCGCCCGGACCCGGCTGACCGAGTCCACCCCCGGCCTCGGGGACATGGTCAAGGCCCCCGACGACCCCGGGATGTTCGACATCTGGGACCCGGCCAACGTGTCCCCGCTCGTGGCCTACCTCGCCACCGAGTCATGCCCGGCCACGGGCAAGGTCTTCTTCGTGCAGGGCGGCCGGGTGCAGCTCATGCACAACTGGTCGATGGGGGAGTCGATCGAGAAGGACGACCGCTGGACGCTGGCCGAGCTCGAGGCCTCGATGAAGAGCCTGGTCGGGGAGGACCAGACACATCCTGGCTAA
- a CDS encoding MFS transporter gives MSSPRDQRDTFTIGAAGGDEVVVPWPLFRRLYHRAREVVPTPGETPIGGRHHRWVVLWTVLAGLFSVNVTFTIFAVALTNVAHGLHTSLADVTWVITAPLLTFGVAAPVLGKIGDTHGHRRLYLAGTALAVVCALLTAAAPNVGSLIAARALSGIDGAAAGAASMALIFRVFEEEDRTKAMGWWSLVGAGGPVIGVVVGGFLISTFGWRALFLLQAPLTTAALVVAYLVLPETERAPSEAFDRAGAVTITVSVTALLVGLNRGPVTGWSSPLVVGALVVCPVAAGLFIRAERRARAPLLPLELLRRRNFSFPIANQVFTNFAYMGGFILAPILLERVYGLSTAGAGLMVIARPLTFSVVAPVAGYLAGRVGQRFSAVAGSAALAASMAVFAVLTRQSGTAWVVLALALSGVGMGVASPSVAAAVANSVDEDSLGVASASQQLMAQVGVVAGIQVMQTIQASRQSAAGLVGSFHDAYLVGIVMCVAAVACGFGMLSRRMSASAELALG, from the coding sequence ATGAGCTCGCCCCGGGACCAGCGCGACACCTTCACCATCGGAGCCGCGGGCGGGGACGAGGTGGTCGTCCCGTGGCCCCTTTTCCGCCGCCTCTACCACCGGGCCCGGGAGGTGGTGCCCACGCCCGGCGAGACGCCGATCGGGGGCCGCCACCACCGCTGGGTGGTCCTGTGGACGGTGCTGGCGGGACTGTTCTCGGTCAACGTGACGTTCACGATCTTTGCCGTGGCGCTGACCAACGTGGCCCACGGCCTGCACACGTCGCTGGCCGACGTGACGTGGGTGATCACCGCCCCGCTGCTCACCTTCGGGGTGGCGGCGCCGGTGCTGGGCAAGATCGGCGACACCCACGGCCACCGCCGGCTGTACCTGGCGGGGACCGCTCTGGCGGTGGTCTGCGCCCTTCTCACCGCCGCCGCGCCCAACGTCGGGTCGCTGATCGCCGCCCGGGCCCTGTCCGGCATCGACGGGGCGGCGGCGGGGGCGGCCTCGATGGCCCTGATCTTCCGGGTCTTCGAGGAGGAGGACCGGACCAAGGCCATGGGCTGGTGGTCGCTGGTCGGCGCCGGCGGCCCGGTCATCGGGGTGGTGGTCGGGGGCTTTTTGATCTCCACCTTCGGGTGGCGGGCCCTGTTCCTGCTGCAGGCCCCGCTCACCACCGCCGCCCTGGTCGTGGCCTACCTGGTCCTGCCCGAGACCGAGCGGGCCCCGTCCGAGGCCTTCGACCGGGCCGGGGCAGTGACGATCACGGTGTCGGTCACCGCCCTGCTGGTGGGGCTCAACCGCGGGCCGGTCACGGGCTGGTCTTCCCCGCTGGTGGTCGGCGCCCTCGTCGTGTGCCCGGTGGCGGCGGGGCTGTTCATCCGCGCCGAGCGGCGGGCCCGGGCGCCGCTGCTGCCGCTGGAGCTGTTGCGCCGGCGCAACTTCTCGTTCCCGATCGCCAACCAGGTCTTCACCAACTTCGCCTACATGGGCGGGTTCATCCTGGCCCCGATCCTCCTCGAGCGGGTCTACGGCCTCTCGACCGCCGGGGCGGGGCTGATGGTGATAGCCCGGCCGCTCACCTTCTCCGTCGTGGCGCCGGTGGCCGGGTACCTGGCGGGACGGGTGGGCCAGCGCTTCTCGGCGGTGGCGGGCTCGGCGGCGCTGGCGGCGTCGATGGCGGTCTTTGCCGTCCTGACCCGGCAGTCGGGGACCGCCTGGGTGGTCCTGGCCCTGGCCCTGTCCGGGGTCGGGATGGGGGTGGCGTCCCCGTCGGTGGCGGCGGCGGTGGCCAACTCGGTCGACGAGGACAGCCTGGGCGTGGCCAGCGCGTCCCAGCAGCTCATGGCCCAGGTGGGGGTCGTGGCCGGCATCCAGGTGATGCAGACGATCCAGGCGTCCCGCCAGTCGGCGGCGGGCCTGGTGGGGTCGTTCCACGACGCCTACCTCGTCGGCATCGTGATGTGCGTGGCGGCGGTGGCGTGCGGATTCGGGATGCTCAGCCGGCGGATGTCGGCCAGCGCCGAGCTGGCCCTCGGATGA
- the pyk gene encoding pyruvate kinase, with amino-acid sequence MPTLSTDPPAGPVPAPTGPRRTKIVATIGPASDSGDVQAAMCAAGMDMARVTLAHGATSEAVDRVRGLRVAVPEVSVLVDLPGPKIRAAPFPVGGSVLETGAGVTLVPGGAAGLASSAEVIPVSYPALLDGLEPGDRVALGDGGVALTVVGHAPGEVAATVVSGGLVQGRPGVTAPAGRLSLETPTPEDLERVEVMVGEDVDAIAVSFVRSAEDVRAVRIAAERAAARRGGPVPMLVAKIETPEAVTDLDAIVEVADAVMVARGDLGVRMALEDIPHTQKRIIRSAVRYGRPVITATQMLESMVTASSPTRAEVTDVANAVLDGTSAVMLSGETAVGVDPPAVVDTMARIARRAEQDFDYLGWGTNLGAQVVAGDPSSTPRITAAITAAAWRAAVEEDAVAIIACTRTGATARAISRFRPPMPIVGATPSPRTARQLALSWGVVPLLVGEASRTDEIVWFAVQGAVGAGLAAPGDVVVVLAGSPTEDEPTTDTLRLVRVH; translated from the coding sequence ATGCCGACCCTGAGCACGGACCCCCCGGCCGGCCCGGTCCCGGCCCCCACCGGGCCCCGGCGGACCAAGATCGTGGCGACCATCGGGCCGGCGTCCGACTCCGGTGACGTCCAGGCCGCCATGTGCGCCGCCGGCATGGACATGGCGCGGGTGACCCTGGCCCACGGCGCCACCTCGGAGGCGGTCGACCGGGTGCGCGGCCTGCGCGTGGCCGTGCCCGAGGTCTCGGTCCTGGTCGACCTGCCCGGCCCGAAGATCCGCGCCGCCCCCTTCCCGGTGGGCGGGTCGGTGCTCGAGACCGGAGCCGGGGTCACCTTGGTGCCCGGAGGAGCGGCCGGCCTCGCCTCCTCCGCGGAGGTGATCCCCGTCTCCTATCCCGCCCTCCTCGACGGGCTCGAGCCCGGGGACCGGGTGGCGCTGGGAGACGGCGGGGTGGCCCTCACCGTGGTCGGGCACGCCCCCGGCGAGGTGGCGGCCACGGTCGTCTCGGGCGGGCTGGTCCAGGGCCGGCCCGGGGTCACCGCTCCGGCGGGCCGGCTCAGCCTGGAGACGCCGACCCCCGAGGACCTGGAACGGGTGGAGGTGATGGTCGGAGAGGACGTGGACGCCATCGCCGTCTCCTTCGTCCGCAGCGCCGAGGACGTCAGGGCGGTGCGGATCGCGGCCGAGCGGGCGGCGGCGCGCCGGGGCGGACCGGTCCCGATGCTCGTGGCCAAGATCGAGACCCCCGAGGCGGTAACGGACCTCGACGCCATCGTCGAGGTGGCCGACGCGGTGATGGTGGCCCGCGGCGACCTGGGCGTGCGCATGGCCCTGGAGGACATCCCCCACACCCAGAAGCGGATCATCCGCTCGGCGGTGCGCTACGGCCGCCCGGTGATCACCGCCACCCAGATGCTCGAGTCGATGGTGACGGCCTCGTCGCCGACCCGCGCCGAGGTCACCGACGTGGCCAACGCCGTCCTGGACGGCACGTCGGCGGTGATGCTGTCCGGCGAGACGGCCGTCGGCGTCGATCCCCCCGCCGTGGTCGACACGATGGCCCGCATCGCCCGCCGGGCCGAGCAGGACTTCGACTACCTGGGCTGGGGCACCAATCTCGGGGCCCAGGTGGTGGCCGGAGACCCGTCGTCGACGCCGCGGATCACCGCCGCCATCACCGCCGCCGCCTGGCGGGCCGCCGTCGAGGAGGACGCGGTCGCGATCATCGCCTGCACCCGCACGGGCGCCACGGCTCGCGCCATCTCCCGCTTCCGCCCACCGATGCCGATCGTCGGCGCCACCCCGTCCCCGCGGACGGCCCGGCAGCTGGCGCTCAGCTGGGGCGTGGTGCCGCTGCTCGTCGGGGAGGCCTCGCGCACCGACGAGATCGTGTGGTTCGCGGTCCAGGGGGCGGTGGGGGCCGGCTTGGCCGCGCCCGGAGACGTGGTGGTGGTCCTGGCCGGCTCGCCCACCGAGGACGAGCCCACCACCGACACGCTGCGTCTGGTCCGCGTGCATTGA